One window of the Chitinophaga niabensis genome contains the following:
- a CDS encoding TIM barrel protein — protein sequence MSSRRDFLLHAALGVAATTVAPFVASASNATRNIDKKDHLPVGMAGYTFAKFDVDKAIAIMNRVAIKYISIKDIHLPLNSSEEKIKEVLGKFSAGGINVYAVGVIYMKTKAAVDDAFAYAKKVGVPLIVGVPNPELLDYTEEKVKEYNIKIAIHNHGPEDKLYPGPKNVYDLIKNRDARMGICLDIGHAMRAGEEPGKAIREYKNRIFDLHIKDVTLAAKDGKATEIGRGVIDFPGLIAALDKVKYQGICAIEFEKDMSDPLPGIAESTGYFRGVINTVEK from the coding sequence ATGTCATCAAGAAGGGATTTTCTATTGCATGCCGCATTGGGTGTAGCAGCTACCACTGTTGCTCCGTTCGTGGCCTCTGCCAGCAACGCTACTCGGAATATTGATAAGAAAGACCACCTGCCGGTAGGGATGGCAGGTTACACATTTGCAAAATTCGATGTGGATAAGGCCATCGCCATCATGAACAGGGTAGCCATTAAGTATATTTCCATTAAGGATATCCATTTGCCGCTGAACAGCAGCGAGGAAAAGATCAAGGAAGTGCTGGGTAAATTCTCTGCAGGTGGTATTAATGTTTATGCAGTAGGTGTTATCTATATGAAAACAAAAGCTGCGGTAGACGATGCATTCGCCTATGCAAAGAAAGTAGGCGTTCCTTTGATCGTGGGCGTACCGAATCCGGAATTACTGGATTATACAGAAGAGAAAGTAAAAGAATACAATATTAAGATTGCTATCCATAACCATGGTCCGGAGGATAAATTGTATCCCGGCCCCAAAAATGTATATGACCTGATCAAAAACAGGGATGCCCGTATGGGGATCTGCCTGGATATAGGTCATGCTATGCGTGCCGGTGAAGAGCCTGGAAAAGCCATCCGCGAATACAAGAACAGGATCTTCGATCTGCATATCAAAGATGTGACCCTGGCCGCGAAAGACGGAAAAGCAACAGAGATCGGAAGAGGTGTGATAGATTTCCCGGGTTTGATAGCAGCGTTGGATAAAGTGAAGTATCAGGGTATCTGCGCTATAGAATTTGAAAAGGATATGAGTGATCCTTTACCTGGTATTGCTGAATCCACCGGTTATTTCAGAGGTGTGATCAATACAGTTGAAAAATAA
- a CDS encoding RNA 2'-phosphotransferase: MNEQHKKSISKFLSLILRHSPQTIGLQLDENGWADIEELLVKSADHGNPFSRAELEEIVDTNDKRRFAFNDAYTHIRASQGHSVNIDLDLQQSEPPEYLYHGTVSKFLQNIKEEGLLKMSRQHVHLSSDKETATKVGSRRGVPVILEIKSGQMYKEGISFYLSANNVWLTEAVPSQYIVF, encoded by the coding sequence ATGAATGAGCAACATAAAAAGAGCATCAGTAAATTCCTCAGCCTGATATTGCGCCATAGCCCACAAACGATCGGTTTGCAACTGGATGAGAATGGATGGGCAGATATTGAGGAGCTCCTGGTAAAGTCAGCAGATCATGGAAATCCGTTTTCAAGAGCTGAACTGGAGGAAATTGTAGACACAAATGATAAAAGACGTTTTGCATTCAATGATGCATACACGCATATCAGGGCAAGCCAGGGACATTCAGTCAACATTGATCTTGATCTGCAGCAAAGTGAGCCACCGGAATATTTATACCATGGTACTGTATCAAAGTTCCTGCAAAATATAAAAGAAGAAGGCCTGTTGAAAATGAGCCGGCAACATGTTCACCTGAGCAGCGATAAGGAAACGGCTACAAAAGTAGGCAGTCGCAGGGGAGTGCCTGTTATATTGGAAATAAAAAGTGGCCAGATGTATAAAGAAGGTATCTCTTTCTACCTTTCAGCAAATAATGTCTGGCTGACGGAAGCTGTGCCCAGTCAGTACATTGTATTCTAA
- the prs gene encoding ribose-phosphate diphosphokinase yields MNSFNLIYPDRSDIRFETMIFPDGQPHIKLDVKSVQYISRKEPLQIICRINNPNDLMMVLFIKSTLDYMEFEHIELCVSYLMAARMDRVMLDGEPFSLKVVAGILNQGNFKKIKIFDPHSEVATALIDRSYAVTNHLFVKDALEDYFQHNKPAEYCLVSPDAGALKKIHKLAHFLQIENVVECMKERDLKTGALTSFKTITADLSGQTCFIIDDICDGGGTFAGTAKMLKEKGAQKVVLIVSHGIFSKGNTIAFIDEIYSTDSFNSMAGIKTFPVDRYIQ; encoded by the coding sequence ATGAATTCATTTAATCTCATTTATCCGGATAGATCTGATATCCGTTTTGAAACAATGATCTTCCCGGATGGCCAGCCCCATATAAAACTGGATGTGAAAAGTGTTCAGTACATCAGCAGGAAAGAACCCCTGCAAATAATCTGTAGGATCAATAATCCCAATGATCTGATGATGGTGCTGTTTATCAAAAGCACACTGGATTACATGGAGTTTGAGCATATAGAATTGTGTGTTTCTTATTTGATGGCCGCACGGATGGACAGGGTGATGTTGGATGGAGAACCCTTTTCCCTGAAAGTGGTGGCAGGGATCTTAAATCAGGGAAATTTTAAGAAGATAAAGATCTTTGATCCACATTCAGAAGTTGCAACAGCTTTGATAGACAGGTCTTATGCCGTTACTAATCACCTGTTCGTTAAAGACGCACTTGAAGATTATTTCCAACATAATAAGCCTGCTGAATATTGTTTGGTGTCTCCGGATGCAGGTGCGCTGAAGAAGATCCATAAGCTCGCGCATTTCTTACAAATAGAAAATGTGGTAGAGTGTATGAAAGAGCGGGACCTTAAAACCGGAGCGCTCACCAGTTTTAAAACCATCACCGCAGACCTCTCTGGGCAAACCTGTTTTATTATAGACGATATCTGTGATGGCGGCGGCACTTTTGCGGGCACAGCAAAAATGCTGAAAGAGAAAGGAGCACAAAAAGTTGTGCTCATCGTTAGCCACGGTATCTTCAGTAAAGGAAATACGATTGCCTTTATAGATGAGATCTATTCCACCGATTCATTTAATAGCATGGCAGGCATCAAAACCTTCCCTGTGGACAGGTATATCCAATAA
- a CDS encoding NADAR family protein: MKYSNQWLIEKYQQEEQIKFLFFWGHRPTRDGSISASCFSQWWPADFVVNDITYKTAEHWMMAGKARLFNDEVVFGKIIKCTEPGEAKKLGREISNFDPATWDEHKFNIVVEGNVFKFSQHQPLQDFLLNTQNRVLVEASPVDSIWGNGMAADHPDINNPLKWKGQNLLGYALMEVRDKLMKNGRTI; the protein is encoded by the coding sequence ATGAAGTATTCAAATCAATGGCTGATAGAAAAATACCAGCAGGAAGAGCAGATAAAATTCCTCTTTTTCTGGGGTCACAGGCCCACCAGGGATGGCAGTATTTCTGCCAGCTGCTTTAGCCAGTGGTGGCCGGCAGACTTTGTGGTAAATGATATCACTTATAAAACAGCAGAACATTGGATGATGGCAGGAAAAGCCCGACTGTTCAATGATGAAGTGGTATTTGGGAAAATCATTAAATGTACTGAGCCAGGTGAAGCTAAAAAACTAGGGCGGGAGATATCCAACTTTGATCCCGCCACATGGGACGAACATAAATTTAATATCGTAGTAGAAGGAAATGTTTTCAAATTCTCACAACATCAACCCTTACAGGATTTCCTGCTCAATACCCAGAACAGGGTATTAGTAGAAGCAAGTCCTGTGGATAGTATCTGGGGTAACGGCATGGCCGCAGATCACCCGGATATCAACAATCCATTAAAATGGAAAGGCCAGAACCTGCTGGGTTATGCATTGATGGAGGTCAGAGATAAACTCATGAAAAATGGGAGAACAATATAA
- a CDS encoding nicotinate phosphoribosyltransferase, which yields MRTSPILLKDGYKVGHKFQYPEGTILVYSNLTPRKSRNAEVDEIVFFGLQYFIKEYLIRQFDELFFKRPQAEVLQQYARIMDNYLGKDSISYQHIADLHKLGYLPLEIKALPEGSLVPMRVPVFTIKNTVPEFFWLTNMLETLLSAILWKPCTSATTAFQYLKTFTKYAEETVGNDMGFIPWQGHDFSFRGMSGIEDAAMSGAAHLLSFAGTDTIPAIDFLETYYHADCEKELVGGSVPATEHSVMCMGTQDDEIKTFERLINDIYPAGIVSIVSDTWDFWKVITVFLPQLKDKILARNGKVVIRPDSGDPVKIIIGDKDAPIGSPEYKGAIECMWETFGGTITEMGYKLLDSHIGLIYGDSITTERQVAILEGLKEKDFSSYNVVLGIGSFTYEYVTRDTFGFAMKATYGEVNGEGRDIFKDPKTDDGTKKSAKGLMQVYRDNATGKLTLKDQCTWAEEEQGELKTVFKDGALLVDVTLAEIRNRIKELI from the coding sequence ATGAGAACATCTCCTATACTATTGAAAGATGGTTATAAAGTAGGGCACAAATTCCAATATCCGGAGGGAACTATATTGGTATATTCTAACCTTACTCCCCGTAAATCCAGAAACGCCGAAGTAGACGAGATCGTTTTTTTCGGGTTGCAATATTTCATCAAAGAATACCTGATCAGGCAGTTTGATGAACTTTTCTTCAAAAGACCACAGGCTGAAGTGTTGCAGCAATATGCAAGGATCATGGATAACTATCTGGGGAAAGACAGCATCAGCTATCAGCACATTGCTGACCTACATAAACTGGGGTATTTACCGCTGGAGATTAAAGCATTGCCGGAAGGTAGCCTGGTGCCCATGAGAGTGCCGGTATTCACTATCAAAAATACCGTACCGGAATTCTTCTGGCTTACCAATATGCTGGAAACATTGCTGAGTGCTATTTTATGGAAGCCTTGTACTTCAGCCACTACCGCTTTCCAATATCTCAAAACCTTTACAAAATATGCAGAGGAAACAGTAGGAAATGATATGGGCTTTATTCCATGGCAGGGGCACGATTTTTCTTTCCGTGGCATGAGTGGAATTGAAGATGCTGCCATGAGCGGCGCAGCGCATTTGCTTTCCTTTGCAGGAACAGATACGATCCCTGCCATTGATTTCCTGGAAACATACTATCACGCAGATTGTGAAAAAGAACTCGTTGGTGGTTCCGTTCCTGCCACGGAACACAGTGTAATGTGTATGGGTACGCAGGATGATGAGATCAAAACCTTCGAACGCCTGATAAATGATATCTACCCTGCCGGTATAGTGTCCATTGTGAGTGATACCTGGGATTTCTGGAAAGTGATCACCGTATTCCTTCCGCAGTTGAAAGACAAAATACTGGCACGTAATGGTAAAGTGGTGATCCGCCCTGATAGCGGAGATCCGGTAAAGATCATTATTGGCGACAAAGATGCGCCCATTGGCAGTCCTGAATACAAAGGTGCTATAGAATGTATGTGGGAAACCTTTGGTGGTACCATAACAGAAATGGGCTATAAACTATTAGATAGCCATATTGGATTGATATATGGCGACAGTATCACCACGGAAAGACAGGTAGCCATTCTTGAAGGATTGAAAGAAAAAGATTTCTCCAGCTACAATGTGGTATTGGGTATTGGCTCTTTTACTTATGAATATGTAACACGGGATACTTTTGGTTTCGCTATGAAAGCTACTTATGGCGAAGTGAATGGAGAAGGAAGAGATATTTTCAAAGATCCTAAAACGGATGATGGTACAAAGAAATCTGCCAAAGGATTAATGCAGGTGTACAGAGATAATGCTACTGGAAAACTTACTTTAAAAGACCAGTGCACCTGGGCGGAAGAAGAACAGGGAGAATTGAAAACAGTGTTCAAAGATGGCGCATTGTTAGTAGATGTTACATTGGCGGAAATCAGGAATAGAATAAAAGAATTGATATGA
- a CDS encoding NUDIX hydrolase yields MAKSFTSYKNPSLAVDLVVFGYHDNRLSVLLLNRNEEPFKDQWTLPGAFLQMDETFQQTCSRVLSTKLGMDKVYLEQLYSFDEPERDPRGRVIAVAYYALVNPRKFEIAAGKMTNDVKWFDCKELPELGFDHTDIFNKALQRLQSKIIYFPVGFELLDELFTMTELHDLYECILDISIDRRNFRRKILDADYLINTGTKREGLQNRPADLYKFNKKLKQYNFQLNII; encoded by the coding sequence ATGGCTAAATCTTTTACTTCATATAAGAATCCTTCGCTGGCAGTGGATCTTGTGGTATTTGGTTACCATGATAACAGATTGTCTGTATTGCTGCTGAACAGGAACGAGGAACCATTTAAGGACCAATGGACTTTGCCGGGAGCCTTCCTCCAAATGGATGAAACCTTTCAGCAAACCTGTTCGAGGGTATTGTCTACCAAGCTGGGGATGGATAAAGTGTACCTGGAGCAATTGTATTCATTTGACGAACCGGAGAGGGATCCCAGAGGAAGGGTGATAGCTGTTGCTTATTATGCCTTGGTTAATCCCCGTAAGTTTGAGATAGCCGCAGGTAAAATGACTAACGATGTGAAATGGTTTGACTGTAAGGAATTGCCGGAATTAGGGTTTGATCATACTGACATCTTTAATAAAGCATTACAGCGTTTGCAGTCCAAGATCATCTATTTCCCGGTAGGGTTTGAATTGCTGGATGAGTTGTTCACTATGACGGAGTTGCATGACTTGTATGAATGCATCCTGGATATATCCATAGACAGAAGGAATTTCAGAAGAAAGATCCTGGATGCAGACTATCTTATCAATACCGGTACCAAGCGGGAGGGTTTACAGAACAGGCCCGCGGACTTATATAAATTCAATAAAAAATTAAAACAGTATAATTTCCAACTTAACATTATTTAG
- a CDS encoding YciI family protein, translating to MKHLILPLLLICASYLHSSAQSENPKYDKALADSLGADKYGMKMYYLVILKTGSNQVTDKEKMTELFKGHMDNINKLVKDGKMVIAGPLGKNDKQYRGIFVLNAKTKEEVDVMLQGDAAIKEKVFDVEIFPWYGSAALPKYLEFHEKVEQTKP from the coding sequence ATGAAACATCTCATTCTACCCCTGCTACTCATTTGCGCATCTTATTTACATTCCTCCGCACAGTCAGAAAATCCCAAATACGATAAAGCACTTGCGGACAGCCTTGGTGCCGATAAATACGGTATGAAAATGTATTACCTGGTGATCCTGAAAACAGGCAGTAACCAGGTGACGGACAAAGAAAAAATGACGGAACTTTTCAAAGGCCATATGGATAATATCAACAAACTGGTAAAGGATGGCAAGATGGTTATTGCGGGGCCGCTGGGTAAAAACGACAAACAGTATCGTGGCATATTTGTATTAAATGCCAAAACGAAAGAGGAAGTGGATGTTATGCTGCAGGGAGATGCAGCCATCAAAGAAAAAGTATTCGATGTTGAAATATTTCCCTGGTATGGTTCCGCTGCGCTGCCTAAATACCTGGAGTTCCATGAAAAAGTAGAGCAGACGAAACCCTGA
- a CDS encoding PepSY-associated TM helix domain-containing protein translates to MRLQWAKHQQRWFGKWHVYLGIIAGAIVAFVGVTGSILVFQDEIDRALNPELFLVMEQQHKMSFAEILPLIREKHPQLKFSYMMMEVDDKPNLAYRLFNFKTEDEYFINPYTAELSGKRLHESSFIHIVTELHRTLLVPTVGRYIVGIATLCLLILTISGLRLWIPAKWNQLRSVLTVKFSAGFKRQNYDWHNVLGFYSAPVVTLLSLTGVCITFSPLVIALLFVLNGQSPQGVAALLGAKSTYTEGARTLPLKDIVSLANETMPGGRVAGVAFPSDSTGNYRLDIIGEGLPKSGKREMLILDQYSGKVLLNSRTDFPNSGSAYLSWLTPIHYGSFGGMPTKILALLGGLMPLVLFVTGFIIWWPRFRKQKQKVHNAEIADLITLTFRYRWHYFYFNLKKGFRYAFWVVLSSIAIGALYGLPSGIVIQPAVFAIAFTCLLVVVNFVVALPVWGINLLFFAPFRKGSRGIIRYFAWSFSFLVVYLACYLLLMNTGMQIF, encoded by the coding sequence ATGAGACTTCAATGGGCAAAACATCAACAACGCTGGTTTGGAAAATGGCATGTATACCTGGGAATTATTGCAGGCGCTATTGTGGCATTTGTAGGAGTTACCGGGAGCATATTGGTATTTCAGGATGAAATAGACCGCGCTTTGAACCCAGAACTGTTCCTTGTTATGGAGCAGCAACATAAGATGTCCTTTGCCGAGATCCTTCCCCTGATCCGCGAAAAACATCCCCAGCTGAAGTTTAGCTATATGATGATGGAAGTGGACGATAAGCCCAACCTCGCCTACCGTCTATTCAATTTTAAAACAGAAGATGAATATTTCATCAACCCTTATACCGCAGAATTAAGTGGCAAACGCCTGCATGAAAGTTCTTTTATCCATATCGTAACAGAACTGCACCGCACTTTGCTTGTTCCAACAGTGGGCAGGTACATTGTTGGCATAGCCACACTCTGCCTTTTGATCCTCACCATCAGTGGCCTGCGTTTATGGATCCCTGCCAAATGGAACCAGTTAAGATCCGTACTCACTGTAAAGTTCAGCGCTGGTTTCAAACGGCAGAATTACGACTGGCACAACGTACTCGGTTTTTATTCTGCTCCCGTGGTAACCCTGCTCTCCCTCACCGGTGTTTGTATTACTTTTTCTCCATTGGTGATCGCATTACTTTTTGTATTGAATGGCCAATCGCCACAGGGCGTGGCGGCATTGTTAGGCGCAAAATCCACTTATACGGAAGGAGCGCGCACGCTGCCTTTGAAAGATATTGTATCGCTGGCCAATGAAACCATGCCCGGCGGAAGGGTTGCCGGAGTGGCTTTCCCTTCAGACAGTACCGGTAACTACCGTTTGGATATAATAGGAGAGGGCCTGCCCAAAAGTGGTAAACGTGAAATGCTGATCCTTGATCAATACAGTGGTAAGGTTTTACTGAACAGCCGCACGGATTTTCCCAACTCCGGCAGTGCCTACCTGAGCTGGCTTACGCCTATTCACTATGGCAGCTTTGGTGGTATGCCTACAAAAATATTAGCGCTGCTGGGTGGCCTGATGCCACTCGTGCTTTTTGTAACCGGCTTCATTATCTGGTGGCCACGTTTCCGCAAGCAGAAACAAAAAGTGCACAATGCAGAGATAGCAGACCTGATCACATTGACCTTCCGCTATCGCTGGCATTATTTTTATTTCAACCTGAAGAAAGGATTCCGTTATGCATTTTGGGTCGTGCTGAGTAGTATTGCCATTGGGGCATTGTATGGTCTTCCCTCAGGTATAGTAATACAACCTGCTGTATTTGCCATTGCCTTCACCTGCCTGCTGGTGGTGGTCAATTTTGTAGTGGCGCTGCCTGTCTGGGGCATCAACCTGCTCTTTTTTGCACCTTTCCGGAAAGGCAGCCGGGGTATCATCCGCTATTTCGCCTGGTCTTTTTCTTTCCTGGTAGTATACCTTGCCTGTTATTTGTTATTGATGAATACAGGCATGCAGATCTTTTAA
- a CDS encoding glycosyl hydrolase, giving the protein MTLTQLFLFLLLLQQKPDSLKAGFLQPPPSARPGVYWYFMDGNQSKASMTADLESMKRAGIGHLVFLEVNVGVPRGKVDFLSEEWQDLFAHAVHEAERLGIEITLGVGPGWSGSGGPWVAPNQSMQHLVASTTKVSGGSSTPIQLPVPEPRKPFFGEGGLTPLMKTQWKAFYEDVAVLAFPTPSAEHKIKDADEKALYYRAPFSSVKGVKPYLTPVITEGLAITKDQIIVLTDKLQKDGTLQWKAPPGNWTILRFGSRNNGAVTRPAPFPGLGFEADKFDTVAMNAHLEAYTGKLLRKIGPRKTSGGGLRNLHMDSWEMGAQNWTAAFRQEFIKRRGYDPQPFYPVYLGMVVESAAISERFLWDLRQTSQELVLDFHVKHLKDYSHRNGFKLSIEPYDMNPTADLEQGALADIPMCEFWSKGYGYNTSFSCIEATSIGHVNGSSVIAAEAFTAENNESWKQYPGSVKNQGDWAFAMGINRFFYHTFINQSLNDSLRPGMTMGPYGVHWDRGQTWWPMADAYHRYISRCQYILQQGRAVADILYLTPEGAPHVFRPPLSALTEDEFLPDRRGYNFDGCSPGQLYKASVKDKQIVFPGGATYRVLVLPASETMTIPLLKKIQSLVKEGALVVGIPPLRTPGLMDYPKADQQLQAIAKETKLLAVPYDSLYPSYDTITQLLDVKEDFSSTGAIRYTHRVTENRDIYFVSNRTDKAIQTTNTFRTTSGAPELWDPLTGTTRILPEFKTENGTTTIPLQFEPYQSFFIVFEKGKIASAGKKNFIQTNIADTLEGAWQVSFDPKWGGPSKITFDQLQDWTTRPEEGIKYYSGTATYRKQFSLAKNNQRYYLDLGEVKNLARIRLNGKDLGVLWTAPWRVDITAALQKNNLLEIEVVNLWPNRLIGDAKLPDDGVKNGQWPAWLLEGKKRTSGRYTFTTYSPYKPDSPLLPSGLTGPVTIRTSSF; this is encoded by the coding sequence ATGACGCTCACACAACTCTTTCTGTTCCTCCTGCTTTTGCAGCAAAAACCGGATAGTTTAAAAGCCGGGTTCCTGCAACCACCTCCTTCTGCAAGACCTGGTGTTTACTGGTACTTTATGGATGGCAATCAATCCAAAGCTTCCATGACCGCAGACCTGGAATCCATGAAACGTGCGGGCATCGGGCACCTGGTATTCCTGGAAGTGAATGTGGGTGTTCCGCGTGGTAAGGTGGATTTTCTGAGTGAAGAATGGCAGGATTTATTTGCACATGCAGTTCATGAAGCGGAAAGATTAGGGATTGAAATAACATTGGGTGTAGGCCCCGGATGGAGTGGCAGTGGCGGGCCATGGGTAGCTCCCAACCAATCAATGCAACACCTGGTGGCCAGTACCACCAAAGTTAGTGGTGGATCATCAACGCCGATACAACTCCCTGTACCGGAACCCCGCAAACCATTTTTTGGAGAAGGTGGTTTAACACCTCTGATGAAAACACAGTGGAAAGCATTCTATGAAGATGTGGCCGTATTGGCTTTCCCCACTCCTTCCGCCGAACATAAAATAAAGGATGCAGATGAAAAAGCCCTGTATTACCGGGCACCCTTCAGCTCTGTAAAAGGTGTGAAACCTTATCTCACACCGGTAATAACTGAAGGCCTTGCTATCACCAAAGATCAGATCATTGTACTCACGGATAAATTACAAAAGGATGGTACACTTCAGTGGAAAGCACCTCCCGGCAACTGGACCATCCTGCGTTTCGGCAGCAGGAATAATGGTGCCGTAACAAGGCCTGCCCCTTTTCCCGGATTAGGATTCGAAGCGGATAAGTTTGATACCGTGGCCATGAATGCTCACCTGGAAGCCTATACGGGGAAACTCTTACGTAAGATAGGACCCCGCAAAACAAGTGGTGGCGGGCTCAGGAACCTGCATATGGATAGCTGGGAAATGGGTGCACAGAATTGGACGGCAGCATTCAGGCAGGAATTCATCAAACGGAGAGGATATGATCCCCAGCCTTTTTATCCCGTATACTTAGGTATGGTGGTGGAAAGTGCAGCTATCAGCGAACGTTTCCTTTGGGACCTCCGGCAGACATCACAGGAGCTGGTACTCGATTTCCACGTAAAACATTTAAAGGATTACAGCCACCGGAATGGATTTAAATTATCCATTGAACCTTATGATATGAATCCCACAGCAGACCTGGAACAAGGTGCGCTTGCGGATATTCCCATGTGTGAGTTCTGGAGTAAAGGATATGGTTATAATACTTCCTTCAGTTGCATCGAAGCCACTTCCATCGGGCATGTCAATGGCTCTTCTGTAATTGCAGCAGAAGCTTTTACGGCAGAGAACAATGAATCCTGGAAACAATACCCCGGGTCTGTAAAGAACCAGGGAGACTGGGCTTTTGCCATGGGCATTAACCGTTTTTTCTATCATACTTTTATTAATCAGTCACTGAACGATTCTTTAAGACCCGGCATGACGATGGGGCCTTATGGTGTGCATTGGGACAGAGGCCAAACCTGGTGGCCCATGGCAGATGCTTACCACCGGTATATTTCAAGATGCCAATACATCCTGCAACAGGGGCGTGCGGTAGCTGACATATTGTACCTCACACCGGAAGGGGCACCACATGTTTTCAGACCTCCTTTATCTGCATTAACGGAAGATGAATTTCTGCCGGACAGAAGAGGATATAATTTTGATGGCTGCTCTCCCGGGCAATTATACAAAGCCAGCGTAAAAGATAAACAGATTGTATTTCCCGGCGGTGCTACTTACAGGGTATTGGTGTTGCCTGCTTCAGAAACAATGACAATCCCTTTATTGAAAAAGATCCAATCTCTTGTGAAGGAAGGTGCATTGGTAGTGGGCATACCTCCTCTACGAACACCAGGTTTGATGGACTACCCCAAAGCAGACCAGCAATTACAGGCCATCGCGAAAGAAACGAAGTTGCTGGCTGTTCCCTATGATTCATTGTATCCCTCTTATGATACCATTACCCAGCTGCTGGATGTGAAAGAAGATTTCAGCTCAACAGGAGCTATCCGTTATACACATCGCGTTACGGAGAACAGGGATATTTATTTTGTATCCAATCGTACAGATAAAGCGATACAAACAACCAACACTTTCCGCACAACATCAGGTGCACCAGAATTATGGGACCCCTTGACAGGTACTACCCGCATATTGCCTGAGTTTAAAACAGAGAATGGTACTACTACTATTCCGCTGCAATTTGAACCATACCAGAGTTTCTTTATCGTATTTGAAAAAGGAAAAATCGCAAGCGCCGGCAAAAAGAACTTTATACAAACAAACATTGCAGATACATTAGAAGGCGCATGGCAGGTTTCATTTGATCCCAAATGGGGCGGCCCCTCCAAGATCACCTTTGATCAATTACAGGACTGGACTACACGGCCGGAGGAAGGGATTAAATATTATTCTGGTACGGCTACTTACCGCAAGCAATTCAGCTTAGCAAAAAATAATCAACGCTATTATTTAGACCTGGGAGAAGTAAAGAACCTGGCCCGTATAAGATTGAATGGCAAAGACCTCGGCGTGTTGTGGACGGCTCCATGGCGTGTAGATATCACAGCAGCGCTGCAAAAAAACAACCTGTTGGAAATAGAAGTGGTGAACCTCTGGCCCAACAGGCTGATAGGGGATGCAAAACTACCGGATGATGGTGTGAAGAATGGCCAATGGCCTGCGTGGTTGCTGGAAGGTAAAAAGCGGACAAGCGGGCGATATACTTTTACAACATATAGCCCCTATAAACCGGATTCACCTTTGCTGCCATCAGGACTTACAGGCCCGGTGACTATCAGGACTTCTTCTTTTTAG